The following proteins come from a genomic window of Neofelis nebulosa isolate mNeoNeb1 chromosome 5, mNeoNeb1.pri, whole genome shotgun sequence:
- the LOC131511497 gene encoding keratin-associated protein 6-2-like, with the protein MCCNYGNSCGYGCGYGYGCGYGPYYSWSYGPGYGCGYGSRYGCGSGCGYGSCCGYGPRYGCGCGYGYSCYGYRPFCYRRCYSSCC; encoded by the coding sequence ATGTGTTGCAACTACGGCAACTCCTGTGGCTATGGCTGTGGCTATGGCTACGGCTGTGGCTATGGCCCCTATTACAGCTGGAGTTATGGACCTGGCTATGGATGTGGATATGGCTCCCGGTATGGCTGTGGCTCTGGTTGTGGATATGGCTCCTGCTGTGGCTACGGCCCCAGATATGGCTGTGGTTGTGGCTATGGCTACAGCTGCTATGGTTACCGTCCATTTTGCTATAGAAGATGTTATTCTTCTTGCTGCTAG
- the LOC131511498 gene encoding keratin-associated protein 21-1-like: MCCNYGNSCGYGCGYGYGCGCGPYHGCGYGLRYGCGYGSCCGYGTGYGCGYGYGSNCCGYRPFFYRRCYSSCW, encoded by the coding sequence ATGTGTTGCAACTACGGCAACTCCTGTGGCTATGGCTGCGGATATGGCTATGGCTGTGGATGCGGTCCCTATCATGGCTGTGGTTATGGCCTGCGTTATGGCTGTGGCTATGGCTCCTGCTGTGGCTATGGCACTGGATATGGCTGTGGCTATGGTTATGGCTCCAACTGCTGTGGCTACCGGCCATTTTTCTATAGAAGATGTTATTCCTCTTGCTGGTAG